In Cercospora beticola chromosome 3, complete sequence, the following proteins share a genomic window:
- a CDS encoding uncharacterized protein (antiSMASH:Cluster_1) has protein sequence MASNTVPQNPTSHNVASLLHKLHDADSDIRYMTLNDLNQMFTIGHATFLQHDYTTCAKVVEGLLHTLNDSNGEVQNMAVKVLGPFVNKAPEAILCPTIEKVSNIRTDNTIDNSIPATAVRQIVISLPHPAPGVTRNQKVVDAYNAVSRALIPRLVGRVIVPLPKPGPPPPKGMLQEDLETGNDSNSLDLLQAVAVNFGPMLQIAEVEALEQITMSILESERCGTVMKKKAVQALSALAPYFDDRLLSNHVSYSIEQMRQPHLTSQQRKLYITVFGSLARSIPQKFGPYLKTLSPFALAPLSQDELEQQQEAEAEADGERDVQMEEVREAALSSIAAFLECCPLDMKSYATDVADAATRFLKYEPNVLDDDDEDMEEEQEEDDEFADEDFEEETGFEDEDDVSWKVRRDSAKALRALVGMLDAKDPAIFGQIAPALISRFKEREESVRNEVVNTLAFLITKTGASKTLHKTEVNVLAPSRKRRRGFSDSLGSDLQAQQALMNGHASPPTPPPADGSAQGLVKINPEIVKGAAKLFKTSTPATKQALISLLKDMVIAQHGGLSDSADLVIDPVVEVINGAASTGSNVAANAVRVEALALLRAIAETHSSEVIQPHLDKIVPAIVKTAKDRFAKVSGEAFSTIEVYIKALTPPRSTSDNNAPVLAKLFNVISERISAQETDTEVRRKAVHALGLLIGRTSGAASNFVSQEDRFAGQQLIAERMKNELTRLSSVRAVDTIAVLAQTPKDFKPGFVNAVALELGAQLRKSSRSLRGASLSALRMLAVNQASRDSMDDTVIAQLVEMLVPLLESGDLHMMGPALIVLASFAKDKPQTVATDPVIAGICSIVRSPLSGSALDALITCVESIGKAGAGQRLMASLLNIAPAGDTDVTGQVIGTLLVAGGDSVGVQLDSFVHELQTQTDEAKRCLALSVLGEAGLRQGTQFPLNPDSFTPYFADESEKVKLAAAVALGRAGAGDVKTYLPKILNGMAQGRQYLLLHSVKELLQHSTAEDDIRPYTKNLWENIINSGQAEDNKVVGAECVGRLAIIDPAAYLPQLHTFLQNPNPAVRGMVIAALRYVFSDTEDSYNAHLQATIIPLLSTMLRDRDLDNQRLSLATFNSALYNKPDLVLPHLGELLPYAMQATVIRPELIREVQMGPFKHKIDDGLEMRKSAYETLYALLDSPASRERIDMSAYYDRIVAGVGDDHDIKILCCLVLIKLLTIAPHESGRRLESLAQQFRTVLTFKPKDTAVKQELEKLAEEQKAVVKVSVYFNKAFGVDTTGDAAVGGTNRAWKDYFDYVKKDHHAATKAAEDEIRQTGGGAGGLAAA, from the exons ATGGCGAGCAACACGGTGCCCCAGAATCCCACCTCGCACAATGTCGCCAGTCTCTTGCACAAGCTGCACGATGCCGACTCGGATATTCGCTACATGACCCTCAACGACCTGAACCAAATGTTCACCATCGGTCATGCCACCTTCCTGCAACACGACTACACAACATGCGCAAAAGTGGTTGAAGGGCTGCTGCACACGCTCAACgacagcaatggcgaagTCCAGAACATGGCTGTCAAAGTGCTAGGACCCTTCGTCAACAAGGCCCCAGAGGCCATTTTGTGCCCAACAATCGAGAAAGTCAGCAATATTAGAACCGACAACACGATTGACAACTCAATACCTGCAACTGCTGTTCGCCAAATCGTCATTTCTCTACCACATCCTGCGCCAGGCGTGACACGGAATCAAAAAGTGGTCGATGCCTATAACGCCGTCAGTCGAGCACTGATCCCTCGTCTCGTCGGGCGTGTCATTGTTCCCCTCCCCAAGCCGGGGCCTCCACCGCCAAAGGGCATGTTGCAGGAAGATCTAGAGACGGGCAATGACTCCAACAGTCTGGATCTCCTCCAAGCTGTTGCCGTCAACTTTGGGCCCATGCTGCAAATAGCAGAAGTCGAGGCGCTGGAACAAATCACCATGTCTATCCTTGAGAGCGAGAGATGTGGCACTgtcatgaagaagaaggcagttCAAGCCCTTTCGGCGCTCGCACCTTACTTCGATGACCGTCTACTCTCGAATCACGTCAGTTACTCGATCGAGCAGATGCGCCAGCCGCACCTCACGAGTCAGCAGCGGAAGCTGTACATCACCGTCTTTGGCAGTCTAGCCCGCAGCATACCGCAGAAATTTGGTCCCTACCTCAAGACACTCTCTCCATTCGCACTGGCCCCGCTGAGCCAAGATGAGctcgaacagcagcaagaggcAGAGGCGGAGGCTGATGGCGAGCGAGATGTGCAGATGGAAGAAGTCCGGGAGGCAGCTTTGAGCTCCATCGCCGCCTTTTTGGAGTGCTGTCCTTTGGACATGAAGTCATATGCAACGGACGTGGCAGATGCTGCGACGCGCTTCCTCAAATACGAGCCTAACGTactcgatgacgacgatgaggacatggaggaagagcaggaggaagatgacgaaTTCGCCGACGAGGACTTCGAGGAAGAGACGGGTtttgaagacgaggacgatgtgagCTGGAAGGTTCGCCGAGACTCTGCAAAGGCACTGCGTGCTTTAGTAGGCATGCTCGACGCAAAAGATCCAGCAATCTTCGGCCAGATCGCCCCTGCGCTCATCAGCCGCTTCAAGGAGCGCGAGGAGAGCGTGCGGAACGAGGTTGTGAACACTTTAGCGTTCCTCATCACCAAGACTGGAGCGTCTAAGACGCTGCATAAGACCGAGGTCAACGTTCTCGCCCCAAGCAGGAAGCGGAGACGTGGTTTCTCAGACTCTCTAGGCTCTGACTTGCAGGCTCAGCAGGCTCTCATGAATGGCCACGCCTCACCTCCAACTCCACCTCCTGCCGACGGCTCCGCCCAGGGATTGGTCAAGATCAACCCAGAG ATCGTGAAGGGTGCCGCAAAATTGTTCAAGACATCCACTCCTGCCACAAAGCAGGCGCTTATTTCTCTCCTGAAGGACATGGTGATCGCACAGCACGGTGGTCTTTCTGACAGCGCCGATCTTGTGATCGACCCCGTAGTAGAGGTCATCAATGGTGCCGCATCCACTGGCTCCAATGTGGCAGCCAACGCTGTGCGGGTCGAGGCTCTGGCCCTACTTCGAGCCATTGCAGAGACTCATTCCAGCGAGGTCATTCAGCCGCATCTGGACAAGATTGTTCCGGCGATTGTCAAGACAGCCAAGGATCGCTTTGCTAAGGTGTCTGGTGAGGCCTTCTCCACCATTGAAGTATACATCAAAGCTCTCACCCCTCCGCGTTCCACTTCAGACAACAATGCACCTGTGTTGGCCAAACTTTTCAATGTCATCTCGGAGCGCATCTCTGCTCAAGAGACTGATACCGAGGTCCGTCGAAAAGCTGTGCATGCACTCGGTCTTCTCATCGGTCGCACCAGTGGTGCTGCATCGAACTTCGTGTCTCAAGAGGACCGTTTTGCTGGTCAGCAGCTTATCGCAGAGCGCATGAAGAACGAACTGACTCGGCTGTCGAGTGTTCGCGCTGTCGACACTATTGCAGTGCTTGCGCAGACACCAAAAGACTTCAAGCCGGGCTTTGTCAATGCCGTCGCCCTCGAGCTAGGCGCTCAGCTTCGCAAGTCCAGCCGCTCGTTGCGAGGTGCCAGTCTGAGTGCTCTGCGCATGCTTGCCGTCAACCAGGCTTCTAGGGATAGCATGGATGATACGGTGATTGCACAGCTCGTGGAAATGCTTGTACCCTTGTTGGAGTCTGGCGATCTACACATGATGGGTCCTGCCTTGATTGTGCTGGCCTCTTTTGCTAAAGACAAGCCTCAAACAGTTGCTACGGACCCAGTCATTGCTGGCATTTGCAGCATTGTGCGATCGCCATTGTCCGGGTCTGCACTCGATGCGCTGATCACCTGCGTTGAGTCCATCGGTAAAGCCGGGGCCGGCCAGCGCTTGATGGCATCATTGTTGAACATTGCCCCGGCTGGAGATACCGACGTGACTGGTCAGGTCATTGGCACGCTGCTCGTCGCCGGAGGAGATAGCGTTGGTGTGCAACTTGACTCCTTCGTGCATGAGCTTCAGACGCAGACAGATGAGGCAAAGAGATGTCTCGCGCTGTCTGTACTGGGAGAAGCTGGTCTGCGCCAAGGTACACAATTCCCACTCAACCCGGACTCTTTCACGCCATACTTCGCAGACGAGTCGGAGAAGGTCAAGCTCGCTGCTGCAGTCGCACTCGGAcgcgctggagctggagatgTGAAGACATACCTACCGAAGATACTGAACGGAATGGCACAAGGTCGGCAGTATCTCCTGCTGCACTCTGTGAAAGAGCTCTTGCAACACAGCACTGCAGAAGATGATATCCGCCCATACACCAAGAATTTGTGGGAGAACATTATCAATTCCGGTCAAGCCGAGGACAACAAGGTCGTTGGTGCTGAATGTGTCGGGCGCTTGGCTATCATCGATCCAGCGGCCTACCTGCCACAGTTGCACACTTTCCTCCAGAACCCCAACCCAGCCGTTCGTGGCATGGTCATCGCGGCGCTTCGATACGTGTTCTCTGACACGGAAGACAGCTACAACGCGCATCTTCAGGCCACCATCATTCCTTTGCTCTCGACTATGCTACGCGACCGCGATCTGGACAACCAGCGATTGTCACTCGCCACCTTCAACTCCGCACTTTATAACAAGCCGGACCTCGTCCTACCGCATCTGGGCGAACTTTTGCCTTACGCAATGCAGGCCACAGTCATTCGTCCTGAGCTCATCCGTGAAGTGCAAATGGGTCCTTTCAAACACAAGATCGACGATGGACTGGAAATGCGCAAGTCTGCATACGAGACGCTCTATGCTCTGCTTGACTCTCCCGCATCTCGCGAGCGTATTGACATGTCTGCCTACTACGATCGAATTGTGGCTGGAGTGGGAGACGACCATGACATCAAGATTCTGTGTTGCCTTGTGCTCATTAAGTTGCTCACTATTGCTCCTCACGAGAGTGGCCGTCGTTTGGAGAGCCTCGCGCAACAGTTCCGCACCGTGCTCACCTTCAAGCCCAAGGACACTGCTGTCAAGCAAGAACTTGAGAAGCTTGCCGAGGAACAGAAAGCGGTTGTCAAGGTCAGCGTCTACTTCAACAAGGCTTTCGGAGTTGACACTACAGGTGACGCTGCCGTGGGTGGGACCAATCGTGCCTGGAAGGATTACTTTGACTATGTCAAGAAGGACCATCATGCTGCTACCAAGGCGGCGGAGGACGAGATCCGTCAGACGGGCGGCGGTGCCGGAGGATTGGCCGCAGCGTAG
- a CDS encoding uncharacterized protein (antiSMASH:Cluster_1): MWDGVQLVVGAFDVTNDSRQAPTALAPPTTKSGVRSACQDLRSASEALTFEKLSCNQQHLAYFISSFPPKHAGPLLPPPNTTSMKRQRHFPSATHDADDTAPNTMSAKRQKIDRESKAAFAASQPMFDTLRNARDRLPDQGMYLTVAANLVQQLHVGLKIDDGNNHVERHAKYMDAIVEAWRAATDTYCQIFSQLTSITADKPEEWRRAATSHADFEKMLQSAQQAQKIANEYTLAREKPDIPTAPSDNNVKVEAETSSSSSSDSNSDEPESSMFPPSQPTPTPASKKSYPNTKYDKSGSRLLWQSGELRVPISTLTNDERKEWAVVHKRLERMNAKKKVASIAKGAKVNGSSNLGTAPNGVVAPQTTGTKVESQAAGDSKEQDLETLKEIEARIKAKEEAKRAKKAEKKRKRESTDSFLIENPAELEAEQATAGAKPKKKKLKHADQTTSGQPTPNQNGSAKRKGSVDERSADGGGKPAKKHKKNKNKT, from the coding sequence ATGTGGGATGGTGTGCAGCTGGTTGTTGGAGCTTTTGACGTGACGAACGACAGTCGACAGGCACCAACAGCTCTTGCCCCACCAACCACCAAAAGCGGAGTCAGGTCCGCTTGCCAAGACTTGCGATCGGCAAGTGAAGCTCTGACCTTCGAGAAGCTTTCCTGCAACCAGCAGCACCTGGCCTACTTCATCTCCTCATTTCCTCCTAAACATGCTGGTCCACTTCTGCCGCCTCCAAACACCACCAGCATGAAGAGACAACGTCACTTCCCCTCCGCCACCCACGACGCCGACGACACCGCCCCCAACACCATGTCGGCCAAACGCCAGAAGATCGATCGCGAGTCCAAGGCCGCCTttgcagccagccagcccaTGTTCGACACACTGCGAAATGCACGAGACCGGCTGCCTGATCAGGGCATGTACCTCACCGTTGCCGCCAATCTGGTCCAGCAGCTTCACGTCGGGCTCAAGATTGACGACGGCAACAACCATGTTGAGCGACACGCCAAGTACATGGATGCCATCGTGGAAGCCTGGCGAGCTGCCACCGACACCTACTGCCAAATCTTCTCGCAGCTGACCAGTATCACTGCCGACAAGCCTGAAGAATGGAGACGCGCTGCGACTTCGCATGCCGACTTCGAGAAAATGTTGCAGAGCGCACAGCAGGCTCAGAAGATTGCAAACGAGTACACTCTAGCAAGAGAGAAGCCGGATATCCCCACAGCCCCGTCAGACAACAACGTCAAAGTCGAAGCGGAAACTTCTAGCTCTTCGAGTAGCGACTCGAATAGTGATGAGCCCGAGTCCTCAATGTTCCCGCCTTCACAGCCCACACCGACACCTGCGTCAAAGAAGAGCTACCCGAACACAAAGTACGACAAGTCTGGAAGCAGGCTATTATGGCAGAGCGGAGAGCTGCGAGTGCCCATCAGCACTCTGACCAATGACGAGAGGAAGGAATGGGCGGTTGTTCACAAGCGACTCGAGCGAATGAATGCAAAGAAGAAGGTTGCGAGTATTGCAAAGGGCGCGAAGGTGAATGGAAGCAGTAACCTCGGGACTGCCCCAAACGGAGTTGTGGCTCCACAGACGACTGGCACCAAGGTGGAATCACAGGCTGCAGGAGATTCTAAGGAACAGGACTTGGAAACACTGAAGGAGATCGAAGCACGCATTaaagccaaagaagaagccaaaCGTGCCAAGAAagctgagaagaagcgcaagcgagAGAGCACCGACAGCTTCTTGATCGAAAACCCTGCGGAGCTCGAGGCCGAGCAGGCGACCGCCGGTgcaaagccaaagaagaagaaactcAAACACGCCGATCAGACCACCTCTGGTCAGCCCACGCCTAATCAGAATGGCAGTGCAAAGCGCAAAGGCAGTGTCGACGAACGTAGTGCAGACGGAGGAGGCAAGCCGGCCaagaagcacaagaagaacaagaacaagACATAG
- a CDS encoding uncharacterized protein (antiSMASH:Cluster_1): MRMSLADMMRMAKAFKDSEENTPPSAEEETDTIYYLKTSTPHLYDISMSGPYKMLPQLFLQAAHNFGPECRPGIDTLNDFVIDEEHFVPFQHISSPINGNPNLVRRVQLIRRTNAQIAEKLPCPVWNVVYAQPRLEGPQQVSLGIVPMRTLDILDSFESKNEANAAARQKMSELLVKEGQARHRSVEMPMPGGTFGGAIVVKDTLAIKWTIEVKKDSGGVEFYEQLETSRVSQ, from the coding sequence ATGCGCATGAGTCTCGCTGACATGATGCGCATGGCCAAAGCGTTCAAGGACTCTGAAGAGAACACTCCACCGTCAGCAGAAGAGGAAACGGACACAATCTACTACCTGAAAACTTCCACCCCTCACTTGTACGACATAAGCATGTCGGGTCCATACAAGATGCTTCCCCAGCTCTTCCTCCAAGCCGCCCATAACTTTGGCCCGGAGTGTCGACCCGGAATCGATACTCTCAACGACTTCGTCATAGACGAAGAGCATTTCGTTCCATTCCAACATATCTCCTCCCCGATCAACGGCAACCCAAATCTCGTTCGCAGAGTTCAGCTCATCCGCAGAACCAATGCTCAAATCGCTGAGAAGCTTCCTTGCCCCGTGTGGAATGTTGTCTACGCGCAGCCACGCCTAGAGGGCCCACAGCAAGTCTCGCTGGGCATTGTGCCAATGAGGACTTTAGATATACTTGATAGCTTTGAGAGCAAGAATGAGGCGAACGCTGCAGCGAGACAGAAAATGAGCGAGTTACTCGTAAAAGAAGGACAAGCTCGCCACAGGTCTGTGGAGATGCCGATGCCTGGGGGGACCTTTGGCGGGGCAATTGTGGTGAAGGACACGTTGGCGATCAAGTGGACCATTGAGGTCAAGAAAGATTCTGGAGGCGTGGAGTTTTATGAGCAGTTGGAAACTTCTCGCGTATCTCAGTGA
- a CDS encoding uncharacterized protein (antiSMASH:Cluster_1), which yields MQQRQHEQSIANHASAHPSGDQRTGDSSNLHTSETFITSQFIAPTSQDKPTDSIYYLRTCVTTYEPPLRDMMISGPYKYLSQVFHEARQYFGRDSQPGIRRLEDFVDRDGCLIPFERISSPIDRKFKWEATVECISREDPKLAERLPCTVWNVFFYEPEPGCPMARNMYIHGSSESKSRAEAAATQKLGSLLAEMGESLHMTQTREDADAFQGTVREVSGKILKWGVFVEKAPFNQTKANAEIILLDHM from the coding sequence AtgcagcaacgacagcacGAACAGTCCATTGCCAATCATGCATCCGCGCACCCTTCTGGTGACCAGCGTACCGGAGACTCCTCAAACCTGCACACATCTGAGACTTTCATCACCAGCCAATTCATTGCACCAACATCGCAGGATAAGCCGACGGACTCTATTTACTACCTCAGAACCTGCGTGACTACCTACGAGCCTCCTCTGCGGGATATGATGATTAGCGGTCCTTACAAATACCTCAGCCAGGTCTTCCACGAAGCACGACAGTATTTCGGGAGAGATTCTCAACCTGGGATAAGACGCCTCGAAGACTTCGTCGATCGGGACGGCTGTCTGATCCCCTTCGAACGAATCTCCTCTCCTATTGATCGCAAGTTCAAATGGGAGGCCACAGTCGAGTGCATTAGTAGAGAGGACCCCAAACTCGCGGAAAGATTGCCTTGTACGGTCTGGAACGTCTTCTTTTACGAACCCGAGCCAGGATGCCCTATGGCAAGGAACATGTATATTCATGGTTCTTCtgagagcaagagcagagcagaggctGCCGCGACGCAGAAATTGGGTAGCTTGCTTGCAGAGATGGGCGAGTCGCTCCATATGACACAGACAAGGGAGGATGCAGACGCTTTTCAGGGCACGGTTCGTGAGGTTTCGGGCAAGATACTGAAGTGGGGCGTGTTTGTTGAAAAAGCGCCCTTTAATCAAACCAAGGCAAATGCTGAGATAATTCTCCTGGATCACATGTAG
- a CDS encoding uncharacterized protein (antiSMASH:Cluster_2) — MDGHQQHGPLRPAASEWRPLSSMSGSSHHTPTSSTILSGHHPHVNGTGLKPMDLQNHRDIAPDEATLCARLTQAIINHNAPAHDDAHASPVISGKAPLSQLLQETSTSIQFHAKWFAPAALGTLLESALNAASLSSSTSDFYAALTLIDTTVTYSLIPELRPAVQFISYAYYQGGRMNRHRRLMHQAWTVSQHMLASHHGGQFKETLLDIITSHENFHDKYKFSAAIGALLITIDKLLPSREENVPSMNAIQLVRGLWNCPVRKNAILREHVALMLGTMLQADQVFQELVNDGGLGLSLDLIEDCVTQQLDKTAVETLFLGLERRLSSFELRHQPDMAQIFVEVRRPLPPSLAGQLLAPWHRALMLDEYDMWEKGYRGLLVQLSDSLLYPDELDAFINLSVSAYFQTENLGARRDFVDALQEMIQSTTTTATTKDILAKGIVRIFCHKTQKEKWEGQRNWLFPLLCQAARHSVEATKLVLSIRADAAGEGYLDATRVQQPEIPTGRSARFNQLYGLSSLSLEALVDAIYDLLVRPPERWDVYNAVLVSLPALIRNHVLWKGSFRQMNLLRQALCDLLKADSFVEPPLPDLSKSYVIIQLIQILTAIISYHYCLPRSDVKLAIVTIINVAGSRDYAPSIHCIHALTICCYELPELMASYMDVVINKMAKMVTQRSLAIYVLEFFAGLSRFADLQDRLRREDFKRIFGVCHSYLQSVRSTSSLERKRTPTSEQSAGMSSTSSEDMAQYVYALAHHVITFWYMALRREDRHGLKEYISGCLRYTDLDGTEHIEEQGLVTIDLMDRIDAEEQTVPTPMETFDDIDGRIVKLHRVTGILLITTETALRTGKTVVTIRRPSGTARRVLANRTEKERCQPGELETLTASVTLETNHQDFLNVFPDDTDGRIYGKVAIPRPYSALGSDKIITLPNEDDDPAVLRAIQTFDRVSALDSHKAGVIFVGEDQTDENQILLNTSGTPDYREFLDDLGSLRKLKGATFNSQGLDRAEDMDGAYTMVWNNEVTELVYHITTFMPNNEDPKLAVINKKRHIGNDFVNIVFNNSGSDFNFNTFPSAFNYVYIVISPSERTSFLQAREITCNKPKQERFYNVKVLSRPGFPSLSSAVDVKVISGASLGGYVRNLALNACVFSLMWQAGDMGEYPSSWRQRLHMIKRLYGQYKGRLAIEQ; from the exons ATGGACGGGCATCAACAGCATGGCCCGCTTCGTCCAGCAGCATCGGAATGGCGGCCGCTGTCGAGCATGTCGGGGAGCAGCCATCACACGCCCACCTCCAG CACAATTCTCTCCGGCCATCACCCTCATGTCAACGGAACTGGCCTCAAACCCATGGACCTCCAGAACCACCGCGATATAGCTCCCGACGAGGCCACGCTGTGTGCGCGTCTCACGCAGGCCATCATCAACCACAATGCCCCTGCCCACGATGATGCCCACGCATCTCCAGTCATCTCTGGCAAGGCGCCTCTTTCCCAGCTTCTCCAGGAAACATCAACTTCCATTCAGTTCCACGCCAAGTGGTTCGCACCTGCTGCACTCGGCACTTTGCTGGAGTCCGCCCTCAACGCCGCAAGCTTGTCTTCATCGACTTCCGACTTTTATGCAGCATTGACCCTCATCGACACTACTGTCACATACTCACTTATCCCGGAGTTGCGTCCAGCAGTGCAGTTCATATCCTATGCATACTACCAAGGCGGCCGTATGAATCGACACAGAAGACTCATGCATCAGGCATGGACGGTCTCGCAGCATATGCTTGCATCCCACCACGGAGGTCAATTCAAGGAAACGCTGTTGGACATCATCACGAGCCATGAAAACTTCCACGACAAGTACAAGTTCTCCGCGGCAATTGGAGCGCTTCTCATTACCATTGATAAGCTACTTCCCTCGCGCGAAGAGAATGTGCCATCTATGAATGCGATACAGCTTGTTCGTGGACTGTGGAACTGTCCTGTTCGGAAGAATGCCATCTTACGCGAACACGTCGCTCTCATGCTTGGTACCATGTTGCAGGCTGACCAGGTCTTCCAGGAGCTGGTCAACGATGGCGGCCTTGGACTCAGCTTGGACCTGATAGAAGATTGTGTGACGCAGCAACTGGACAAGACTGCGGTTGAGACGCTGTTCCTGGGCCTGGAGCGCCGACTCTCCTCCTTCGAGCTACGGCATCAACCAGATATGGCGCAGATCTTTGTCGAAGTACGGAGGCCGCTTCCGCCCTCACTTGCAGGTCAACTACTTGCCCCGTGGCATCGCGCACTCATGCTCGATGAATACGACATGTGGGAGAAAGGATATCGTGGTCTACTCGTCCAGCTGAGTGACTCGTTGTTGTATCCTGACGAACTTGACGCCTTCATCAATCTGAGCGTGTCTGCATACTTCCAGACCGAGAATCTgggagcaagaagagattTTGTGGACGCACTTCAGGAGATGATTCAAAGCACCACCACTACGGCAACAACCAAGGACATTCTCGCCAAGGGCATTGTCAGAATCTTTTGTCACAAGAcacagaaggagaagtgggaAGGTCAACGAAACTGGCTGTTTCCACTCCTGTGCCAGGCAGCGAGACACAGCGTCGAAGCAACAAAGCTCGTGCTCAGCATTCGAGCAGATGCCGCTGGTGAAGGATATCTGGACGCAACTCGTGTCCAACAGCCAGAAATACCCACTGGACGCTCTGCTCGTTTCAATCAGCTTTATGGCCTGTCCAGTCTGTCACTCGAAGCACTGGTCGATGCAATTTACGACTTACTGGTTCGTCCGCCTGAACGCTGGGATGTCTACAACGCCGTACTGGTCTCACTTCCAGCTCTCATTCGCAATCACGTGTTGTGGAAAGGCAGCTTCCGTCAAATGAATCTGCTACGACAAGCGCTCTGTGATCTGCTCAAGGCGGACTCGTTCGTTGAGCCACCGCTTCCCGACCTCAGCAAGTCGTACGTCATAATTCAGCTCATCCAAATCCTCACTGCCATCATCAGCTACCATTACTGCCTTCCCAGGAGTGACGTGAAGCTGGCCATCGTTACTATCATCAATGTTGCGGGCTCGCGAGACTACGCTCCAAGCATTCATTGCATTCACGCACTGACAATTTGCTGCTACGAACTGCCCGAGCTTATGGCTAGCTACATGGACGTCGTCATCAACAAGATGGCAAAGATGGTCACGCAGAGGTCACTCGCAATTTATGTCCTCGAGTTCTTTGCAGGCCTGTCACGTTTTGCCGATTTGCAGGACCGGCTCCGTCGCGAGGACTTCAAGCGAATCTTCGGAGTGTGTCACAGCTATCTGCAGTCGGTCAGAAGCACATCCTCACTAGAGCGCAAGCGAACACCAACTAGCGAACAGAGTGCTGGCATGAGTAGTACTTCCAGCGAAGATATGGCGCAGTATGTGTATGCTCTAGCGCATCATGTCATCACATTTTGGTACATGGCTTTGCGACGCGAAGACCGGCACGGGTTGAAGGAGTACATCAGCGGTTGCCTGCGGTACACCGACCTTGATGGGACTGAACACATTGAAGAGCAGGGTTTGGTGACGATTGATTTGATGGATCGTATTGATGCCGAGGAACAGACGGTACCGACGCCAATGGAGACATTCGATGATATCGATGGGCGCATCGTCAAATTGCATCGTGTTACTGGCATACTGCTGATTACGACTGAGACCGCTCTGAGGACTGGGAAGACTGTTGTCACTATCAGACGACCATCAGGAACAGCGCGACGCGTGCTGGCCAATAGGACCGAGAAGGAGCGATGCCAGCCGGGCGAGCTCGAAACTCTCACGGCGTCAGTGACGCTCGAAACGAATCACCAAGACTTCCTGAATGTTTTCCCGGACGACACCGATGGACGCATATATGGCAAAGTTGCCATACCACGACCATATTCGGCGCTGGGCTCGGACAAGATCATCACTTTACccaacgaagacgatgacccAGCGGTGCTTCGTGCAATACAGACGTTCGACAGAGTCTCTGCACTCGATTCTCACAAAGCGGGAGTCATCTTCGTAGGAGAAGATCAGACCGACGAGAATCAGATACTGCTCAACACTTCGGGCACGCCTGACTACCGCGAATTTCTGGACGATCTTGGATCACTGCGCAAGCTGAAAGGAGCCACCTTCAACTCGCAAGGCCTGGACAGAGCAGAAGACATGGATGGCGCTTACACCATGGTGTGGAACAACGAGGTTACGGAGCTCGTCTACCACATCACGACTTTCATGCCGAATAACGAGGATCCGAAACTTGCTGTCATCAACAAGAAACGACACATTGGAAACGATTTTGTGAACATCGTGTTCAACAATTCTGGATCCGACTTCAACTTCAACACGTTTCCGTCTGCATTCAATTACGTCTACATTGTCATCTCGCCCTCGGAGCGCACGTCTTTCCTTCAAGCTCGAGAGATCACTTGCAACAAGCCGAAGCAGGAGCGATTCTACAATGTCAAGGTCCTCAGTCGTCCTGGCTTTCCCAGCTTGTCTTCTGCAGTGGACGTGAAGGTCATTAGCGGGGCCAGTCTTGGTGGCTATGTGCGGAACCTGGCGCTGAACGCTTGTGTCTTCTCGCTCATGTGGCAGGCAGGCGATATGGGAGAGTATCCGAGCAGTTGGAGACAGAGATTGCATATGATCAAGAGACTGTATGGGCAGTATAAGGGAAGATTGGCAATTGAACAATAA